Within Spinacia oleracea cultivar Varoflay chromosome 4, BTI_SOV_V1, whole genome shotgun sequence, the genomic segment ACCTGAAAAAATATGTTCTTAAATATGGCTAAAGATATGTGAAAAATATGATTCATAAAATATGTTCAGAGATTACTCGAAAATTGTGTCGATGAGCTTTCAAAAAATCATCTTAAATAATATTCCCAAAAAAAATTGACATGTATCGATTGTAATAGCTAAAGCTATACTTTTAGCAAGAGTTTCGATTTCAAAGTCAAGTTGGATGTTGACAAAAAATACAAGTCACTGATCATCTGACTTATTTAAAATTTAAGGGGTATAAAGATTGACTCAGGTATAATAAAAAGGTAGACTTATTTTTTTTACAGACGGTCTAAAATTAACTTATTCCCATCAATTTTTCCTACGTACAACATACGGAGTACAAGCTAAGGAACTATTGTGTACTCTTTATCATGTACATTGGCATCTAACATTACATAATCTCCCCCAGCTGTAACTTCATCTGCAAAAGTCTACCATTACGAATGAACATATTGATCAAATACTTCCCCTGTGTTCTTAAATATTACTTTACAATTGAACTCAGTGGTTTAAATAGGAGGCCACCAAACATAACTGCAATGCTACTTTAGTATCAAAGTAAGGATTTGTTTGCCCGTGAAGCAAGATCTATAGCTTTAGCTTCTGAGGTCATCATCCACTCTCTCTCTGCACGACGCTGACGTTGCCTCGCATTCTTGGCTCGTTTAGGAGCCAACCTTGTATCTCTCTCTACAAATGCTAACCTAAACTTTTCAGCCACGGACAACTCGCTGGGATTTGAAACGGGTGGTAAAATCCTTCTTATTGGTCTACACGATGCCCATGTAGTGGGGTCAATATCCTCAACAGCATGACCATCCAAAACTGTATCTGGCAGCGCTTCTCTAGGGACAGCAACTCCCTTGAAGTCAAAGGGTGAAGGCCGCGGGTTAACAATAACGCGGGGGCATTCAGAGGAGAAATTCGCCAAAGAATCAGGATCTATGTTTGGCTGAAAACAGTGAGAGATATTAGCTGTGAATAATGGATCTCACACAAGTAGACAGGGATTCAGACTTCATATTTGCCAACTTGCCATGACCAATACAAGTAGAATTTAGATTTTGCAACAACGAATAAAAGCAAGATTATAATCATACCCACACAAGCCACCGCAGGGATTGTCCACCACGAGTGATCTCTGTTGCATCAAGTTCCTCCCACGAATCTCCTTCCAAATTGTTCAGGTCTGGTTTAAATAAGTGCAGGCATCTTCTTGCAGTGTAATCACTCTGAGGACACCCTCTGCAAGATTAACTTTGGTTCATTGCCTCTCTCAAATTGCAATTAA encodes:
- the LOC110778583 gene encoding uncharacterized protein — translated: MEKGKSPATTVAASLQNLVLNSTAASASASFLFPVFPSKRTKPPGLVSLCIAVIGKHLEDLIPELGEIAISFPAHIKMSIAAVARRRKLLNDDVIISLADGTWEVLDISGSDVSDFGLAKVAEMCGYLRAVNISQCSRITSNGVSQLAQHCQSLEILRCGGCPQSDYTARRCLHLFKPDLNNLEGDSWEELDATEITRGGQSLRWLVWPNIDPDSLANFSSECPRVIVNPRPSPFDFKGVAVPREALPDTVLDGHAVEDIDPTTWASCRPIRRILPPVSNPSELSVAEKFRLAFVERDTRLAPKRAKNARQRQRRAEREWMMTSEAKAIDLASRANKSLL